The following proteins are co-located in the Spirosoma montaniterrae genome:
- a CDS encoding HigA family addiction module antitoxin produces the protein MKNPPHPGQVLKGLYLEPLELSITDAAEGLGVTRKTLSQLINGHYGITPNMALRLAEAFNTTPQLWLNMQQNYDLRQAEKKEKTYTVRHFWPSPNAGLQTA, from the coding sequence ATGAAGAACCCGCCCCACCCCGGCCAGGTGTTGAAAGGCTTGTATTTGGAGCCATTGGAGCTTTCGATTACGGATGCCGCCGAAGGCTTAGGCGTTACCCGAAAAACGCTATCACAGTTGATAAATGGTCACTACGGCATCACGCCCAATATGGCGTTGCGATTAGCGGAAGCCTTCAACACGACCCCGCAACTATGGCTGAACATGCAACAGAATTACGATTTGCGCCAGGCAGAGAAAAAAGAAAAGACTTACACAGTACGGCATTTTTGGCCATCTCCAAATGCTGGCTTGCAAACCGCTTAG
- a CDS encoding type II toxin-antitoxin system RelE/ParE family toxin: MIKSICSKPLRLFHEKDDAAKLPASQLGKIRLILGLLDAAVTPSDMDFPGSGLHKLSGDLKEYWAVKVSGNYRIIFKFEDEGVTDVDYLDYH, from the coding sequence ATGATTAAAAGCATTTGCAGCAAACCATTACGTCTCTTTCATGAAAAGGACGACGCAGCCAAATTACCCGCGTCTCAGTTAGGGAAGATCCGTTTAATTTTGGGTTTGCTCGATGCCGCAGTGACACCTTCGGATATGGATTTTCCCGGCTCAGGACTCCATAAACTGTCCGGGGACTTGAAAGAGTATTGGGCCGTGAAGGTTTCCGGAAATTATCGGATTATCTTCAAATTCGAGGACGAAGGCGTTACCGACGTTGATTATTTGGATTATCACTAG
- a CDS encoding glycosyltransferase, with protein sequence MIRILHVSTAHPASDPRIAYRVLPTLAPHYELIALLPNGSAGEWTGIRYVSLFWFRRVWQRVLVNYPLVLWHTLRLRPALFHIYDPELLPLARFVQLLLQIPVIYEVHENLYKKLDAKASNQTRLATWAFCRADRMAQRHFYLIFTEHGYTDTYRHLNRPSVVIHNYPTLPFFEPFRTNYATDPQAPVFFYIGWISLERAFDTLLLALASLKANYPNFRVHLFGDCAIPNHVLTRLPGFAKVCDNLIFYGYTNQQTAFRYAAGATAGLALLNPVGDYPESYTTKLFEYMALGLPVVTSDFPLYREVVERHGCGFCVSPNDPVAIADALLYFIQNEQVARDMGQRGRQAVETMYNWETESKQFLSFYRQVLP encoded by the coding sequence GTGATTAGAATTCTTCACGTCAGTACGGCGCACCCGGCCAGCGACCCGCGTATTGCTTACCGCGTTTTGCCAACATTGGCTCCTCATTATGAATTAATTGCACTGCTGCCGAATGGTTCAGCCGGTGAATGGACTGGCATTCGCTACGTTTCGCTGTTTTGGTTTCGGCGAGTTTGGCAGCGGGTACTTGTCAATTATCCGCTGGTGTTGTGGCATACGCTGCGGCTGCGACCCGCGCTGTTTCACATATACGATCCCGAACTGCTGCCGCTCGCCCGGTTCGTACAGCTTTTGCTGCAAATTCCGGTCATATACGAGGTTCACGAAAATCTTTACAAGAAGTTGGATGCCAAAGCCAGTAACCAAACCCGGCTGGCTACGTGGGCGTTTTGCCGGGCCGACCGCATGGCGCAACGGCACTTTTATTTGATTTTTACAGAACATGGTTATACAGATACCTATCGACACCTGAACCGCCCGTCGGTGGTTATTCACAACTATCCCACGCTGCCTTTCTTTGAGCCGTTCCGAACCAATTACGCGACCGACCCGCAGGCACCTGTTTTCTTTTACATTGGCTGGATTAGCCTTGAGCGCGCGTTTGATACGCTGCTACTGGCACTGGCGTCTTTAAAAGCAAATTACCCCAATTTTCGCGTACACCTATTTGGCGATTGCGCGATTCCAAATCACGTATTAACGAGGTTGCCGGGCTTTGCCAAAGTTTGCGACAACCTGATTTTTTACGGGTACACCAATCAGCAAACAGCCTTTCGCTACGCTGCCGGTGCGACGGCAGGACTGGCCCTGCTGAACCCCGTCGGCGATTACCCGGAATCGTACACAACGAAATTATTCGAGTACATGGCTCTCGGCCTGCCCGTTGTCACGTCCGATTTTCCGCTCTACCGCGAGGTGGTCGAACGGCACGGTTGCGGTTTCTGTGTATCGCCCAACGACCCGGTAGCGATTGCCGATGCCTTACTCTATTTTATTCAGAACGAACAGGTGGCCCGTGACATGGGGCAACGTGGTCGGCAAGCGGTTGAAACAATGTACAATTGGGAAACGGAGTCGAAGCAATTTTTGAGTTTTTACAGGCAAGTATTACCCTAA
- a CDS encoding 3-oxoacyl-ACP synthase III family protein: MYIHAVSHYLPTAVVGNEHFTRLNGLSSDWIIERTGIVERRKAAPGENTNTMTLDVIRRLQAKVNLADIDLIVGATYTPYDTIVSLAHEAQHFLEIADIPVVSVSTACSSLLNAIEVVEGYFALNKASRALVIVSEHNTAYNNDEDTVSGHLWGDGAAALLITKERQSEGDFYIRALLTGGAAHTAKATTAVVMKPNEGGVLMPFGRDVFINACQYMPKASQQILDRCGLTLADIDYVLPHQANLRISRNVMNTLGLPEEKLISNIQRLGNTGCAGCAIALSERWDEFQSGQRIVVTVFGGGYSYGAMVIEKL, translated from the coding sequence ATGTACATCCATGCAGTAAGCCACTATTTGCCAACGGCAGTAGTTGGCAATGAACACTTTACCCGGCTCAATGGCCTGTCGAGCGACTGGATTATCGAGCGAACCGGCATAGTTGAACGGCGGAAAGCCGCGCCCGGCGAAAATACCAACACGATGACGCTCGACGTTATCCGCCGATTGCAGGCAAAAGTCAATCTCGCCGACATTGATTTGATTGTTGGTGCCACGTATACGCCCTACGATACCATTGTTTCGCTGGCTCACGAAGCCCAGCATTTCCTGGAGATTGCCGACATTCCGGTAGTATCGGTTTCAACGGCCTGTTCGTCGCTGCTGAACGCTATTGAAGTGGTTGAGGGTTATTTCGCGCTCAATAAAGCCAGCCGGGCGTTGGTGATTGTGTCTGAGCATAATACGGCTTACAACAACGATGAAGATACCGTTTCGGGACATTTATGGGGCGATGGGGCTGCGGCCTTGTTGATTACCAAAGAACGCCAAAGCGAGGGTGACTTTTACATACGGGCGTTGCTCACCGGCGGAGCGGCACACACAGCCAAAGCTACTACTGCCGTAGTGATGAAACCGAACGAAGGCGGAGTGTTAATGCCTTTTGGTCGCGATGTATTTATCAACGCCTGCCAGTATATGCCCAAAGCCAGTCAACAGATACTTGACCGCTGCGGCCTGACCCTCGCCGACATTGATTATGTACTGCCTCATCAGGCTAATCTGCGCATCTCGCGCAACGTCATGAACACCCTCGGCCTGCCCGAAGAAAAGTTGATCTCGAATATTCAGCGGCTTGGCAATACGGGTTGTGCCGGTTGTGCAATTGCCCTCTCCGAACGCTGGGACGAATTTCAGTCAGGCCAGCGCATCGTTGTCACCGTTTTCGGGGGCGGCTACTCGTATGGAGCGATGGTAATAGAAAAGTTATAG